One part of the Homo sapiens chromosome 19, GRCh38.p14 Primary Assembly genome encodes these proteins:
- the NDUFA3 gene encoding NADH dehydrogenase [ubiquinone] 1 alpha subcomplex subunit 3 has protein sequence MAARVGAFLKNAWDKEPVLVVSFVVGGLAVILPPLSPYFKYSVMINKATPYNYPVPVRDDGNMPDVPSHPQDPQGPSLEWLKKL, from the exons ATGGCTGCGA GAGTCGGCGCCTTCCTCAAGAATGCCTGGGACAAGGAGCCAGTGCTGGTCGTGTCCTTCGTCGTCGGGGGCCTCG CTGTAATTCTGCCCCCATTGAGCCCCTACTTCAAGTACTCCGTCATGATCAACAAGGCCACGCCCTACAACTACCCAG TGCCCGTCCGTGATGATGGGAACATGCCCGACGTGCCCAGCCACCCCCAGGACCCTCAGGGCCCCAGCCTGGAGTGGCTGAAGAAACTGTGA
- the TFPT gene encoding TCF3 fusion partner isoform X1, translated as MRVLDSYGDDYRASQFTIVLEDEGSQGTDAPTPGNAENEPPEKETLSPPRRTPAPPEPGSPAPGEGPSGRKRRRVPRDGRRAGNALTPELAPVQIKVEEDFGFEADEALDSSWVSRGPDKLLPYPTLASPASD; from the exons ATGAGAGTGCTGGACTCCTACGGGGATGACTACCGGGCCAGCCAGTTCACCATTGTGCTGGAG GATGAGGGCAGCCAGGGCACGGATGCCCCCACCCCAGGCAATGCGGAGAATGAGCCTCCAGAGAAAGAGACACTGTCCCCGCCCAGAAGGACTCCTGCACCCCCAGAACCCGGCAGCCCAGCCCCCGGTGAGGGGCCCAGTGGGCGGAAGAGGCGGCGAGTGCCACGGGATGGACGCCGAGCAGGAAATGCGCTGACTCCAGAGCTGGCCCCGGTGCAG ATTAAGGTTGAGGAAGACTTTGGCTTTGAAGCAGATGAGGCCCTGGATTCCAGTTGGGTTTCTCGGGGTCCAGACAAACTGCTGCCCTACCCGACCCTGGCCAGCCCAGCCTCTGACTGA